From one Mytilus edulis chromosome 1, xbMytEdul2.2, whole genome shotgun sequence genomic stretch:
- the LOC139530014 gene encoding uncharacterized protein gives MKRNSKFRHGILKPCERKSIFRTVKDLITPKWLSRLFTTEEQHEPKEPQEEDTRTRSIFGSLKDLLTPSWLTRYITLKPGNINTQDFSKDCKKQTLNRDKQHQNVERSPVNTCNQKNNSRCSDTCFPQSTSIPHTGPREDIHHHQDQIPVQNTGIFSSSQLPLQTVNIDGHYIDNDDNFSNISDYSGCSSGYSSMKPHQPTSIEEKKLLTELNNNGWHNSDSPKIMNWSAQYNTKMPKKSSLTEKSSSGLNLFPSRADESATILSNRLIERNFHPGTTFGRGSPQKRKWNENCSPSSPHKIPTRQKMQARHVTSSINSNLLISLGAKNMEGTLEKLKTEIEEFHLTSTDNDISLYDMSKKDKCHSVGKESHYSNIDKLSFVSSSTDKELEEQGN, from the exons ATGAAGAGGAATAGCAAATTCCGACATGGCATTCTCAAACCATGTGAACGAAAA TCAATATTTAGAACTGTAAAAGATTTGATAACTCCAAAATGGTTATCCAGACTTTTCACCACTGAAGAACAGCATGAGCCTAAAGAACCACAGGAGGAAGACACAAGAACAAGG tcCATATTTGGATCGTTGAAAGATTTGTTAACACCATCATGGTTGACCAGATACATCACTTTGAAACCAGGAAATATAAACACACAGGATTTTAGTAAAGACTGTAAG aAACAAACATTAAATAGAGACAAACAACATCAGAATGTTGAAAGATCACCAGTAAATACATGCAACCAGAAAAATAACTCCAGATGCAGTGATACCTGTTTTCCCCAGTCAACATCTATTCCTCACACAGGGCCGAGAGAAGATATTCATCATCATCAAGATCAAATTCCTGTTCAGAATACTGGTATATTCTCATCATCTCAGCTTCCATTACAAACAGTAAACATTGATGGCCATTACATAGATAATG atgacAACTTTTCTAACATTAGTGATTATTCTGGGTGTTCAAGTGGATATTCCTCAATGAAACCACATCAGCCAACCAGCATTGAAGAGAAAAAATTACTTACAGAACTGAATAACAATGGTTGGCATAACTCAG ATTCTCCAAAAATTATGAATTGGTCAGCACAGTACAATACTAAAATGCCAAAGAAGTCATCATTGACAGAAAAGTCCAGCTCAGGACTGAACTTATTTCCAAGTAGAGCAGAT GAGAGTGCAACAATACTGTCTAATAGATTAATTGAAAGAAATTTTCATCCTGGTACAACATTTGGAAGAGGTTCACCACAGAAAAGAAAATGGAATGAAAATTGTAGTCCCAGTTCTCCACATAAG ATTCCAACAAGACAGAAAATGCAAGCCAGACATGTAACCAGCTCAATAAACAGTAATTTACTCATTAGCTTGGGAGCCAAAAATATGGAGGGAACATTGGAAAAACTGAAAACAGAAATCGAA gaGTTCCACCTAACATCTACAGACAATGATATATCATTATATGATATGTCTAAAAAAGATAAATGTCACAGTGTAGGGAAAGAGAGTCATTACAGTAATATTGACAAGTTATCATTTGTGTCATCAAGTACTGATAAAGAATTAGAAGAACAAGGTAACTAA